Genomic window (Arthrobacter sp. StoSoilA2):
CTACCCCGTTTAACGGGTATGGTCGTTAAGGTCTATCGGCGCGCTGCCTGTTTGCGTATGCGGCTGGCAAAGTCAGATTGGGCGAAGACCGTCCACACGTGAGGCTATGTGCGATGTCGAAGTAGGGGGACAGGATCATTGGAGACCTGACAGCGGGCGGCCACGCCGGGCCGCCGATCCTTCAGGTCGTCCGGGCCAGGGCCGGTATCAGCTCATATGTCGGCCTTCGACAACTGCACGTAACTTCACCCTTGAGCCGTTCCGCTCTTGGTGACGACGCGCGCCTCGTCACCTGTCCTGCTGTCCGAGTACGAGGGACTTCATCGTCGAGGCAGAAGCTGTTGGGTGGACAGGCAGAGATGTCCTGGCCCTGTTGCCGCTTATGAGTCGTTTGTTCTTGGGAGCGTTCTCGACAGGTCCGGGCGCAGTGTCGTGTTTGATCCCACCGGCCAAGTAGTTTGAATCCTGACACAGCAGTCCCGCTTGATCTTCGGATCAAGCGGGACTGCTGTGATTTGAGAATAGATTCATTCGACGGACTCTTTGCCGATAATGGATATCTGTTTAGCTGAAGTAGCCCGTACATGCTGGCTGATTCACTCGTCCGAGGCGGTAGGGGCCCGCTGCTGGAGTCCCTTGGCGTGGCTCTTTGGGGAGCCGCACAAACGGCAAAAAATCGTACGCTTAGGCGTTCGGGGTGGGCGGGCTGGGAGCCTTAGAGGCCGGTTGCGTTACTTGTCGTAGGCGGACGGTGACGATCCAGCGTTGTTCCCAGATGTTGCCATTTCCTTCCACCACGCCTCGCCTGCCATCATCTCCCTGACCTGGCTGTCAGTGAGCTGAGGATGGGCCTCGGTGGTGTGCGCCTTGATGTTTTGGAACAGCTCTTCGTCATCCGCGCCGGTGAACTCGATCCTCTCGTGCGAGGGATCTACACAGTGGAATCCGCGCATTGCTCCTCCTTGGAACGTTTGCGGTTGTACAGAACGTTTGAATTATGGACCCTGCGCGCCGTGGCGACAAGGTCCGCCGGGTCCATCTTCTGGCGGTTTGTCATTGCTGCGCGTGTTGGCTCGAGAGCGGATCGTGCCACCAGAGCAATCGCCACGTGTGATGGAAGCGAAGGGGTCACCCACTACCTGAAGCCGGTTACCGTGCTTGATCAGGCCCCGCATGGTCACCTCGGCAAGGATGGTGCCTGAGGGATCAACACTTCGGACCTGTCTTCCTCAATGGCCCTGCTGGCCTCCATCATCCCGTCGTCAAATAACTAGGTCGACAAACCATGAGCATGGTGTCCGGTGAAGGATCCCTCATCGAACGCCTGTTAAGTACAGTAAGCCGAACGGACTATGGGACATCCTGGTGGTCGCGAGCCCGCCTCAGCGTCTAGCCCCCAACCGACAATCATTGCCAACGGCAATGACGCCAGAAATAGGGCGGGTCTGGGGCGGAAGGATTGAACATCTGGTCCGCGTCCTAGGATTTCTTTCAGTTGGGAATCCACTGTCAATTCACGATTACCGGTGGCGAATCTGATGCGTACCGGTCATTTTGAGAAGGTGAGATCGTCGTTACGAGCGTTGCTGATGTGGACGTCGGTCGGGGTGGGCGCGTCGGGCAGCGCAGCGGATGGAAGTTGCCCTGACTTCTTGTTCGGCAGCAGGGGTGCAAAGAAGGCGCCCAGTTCTGCTGTTGCCGTGAGTGGAAGGACGTTTGCCACGTACTGGTCGGGGCGGACCACCACTACGACGCCGCCGCGGTCCACGCCACGCAGCTCGAAGATGTCCGAGGCGGGATCCGTGGCGTAGACCTTCTCGTAGTCCGTGAGCTGGAAAGGTCCGACTTGTGGTTTGAACACTGCGGGAACGTGGTTGATGTCGACGCTCATGTGGTCCTGCTGGTAGATCACCTTCAGATCGAACCACGCGTCCGCGTCGGCACCTTCCGGAGTGGCGGCGAGCGGCGATTCGGGTGAATTGGCGATCCACTCGGCGAATTCTTCGGCCGGTGAGGCGGTTCCCGCTTTCGGGTTTTGGGGTGTCGCGTGGTCGGCGAAAACATAGATGCGCCAGCGACCGTCCGCAGTTGCGTGATGGCCGAGGTGAATCGGGTTGCTGTCACCCACCCGCACAACGGGCTCGGACTTGAAGCGCTTGCCGATGGGGAAGCCGGTTGCAAGGTGCTGGTGTTCGGGGGCGGCTACCAACATTGAGGGAGCGTATTCGGTCATGAAACCGGCAGGGAATTCGGCGGTGCGGACGTAGAAGTCCTCAAGCTCTGAAGGGTCTTCGAACTCCTCGGGCTTTTTTGCCATGAGGGTGGACCATTCCTTGTCGAAGTCGATGAGGTTCTTGGCCACCACCTGCCGCTCTTCGGAGTAGGTAGACAGCAGAGACTCGGGGCTGCGGCCCTCGAGAACGTGGCCGAGCTTCCAGGCGACGTTGAAGCCGTCCTGCATCGAAACGTTCATGCCTTGGCCGGCCTTGGCGCTGTGGGTGTGGCAGGCGTCGCCAGTGATGAACACCCGTGGGGTCCGTGTGCCGCGATCCTCCGGCAGGACGTCGTCGAACCTGTCCGTGAGCCGGTGGCCGACCTCGTAGACGCTGTGCCAGGCGATGTCACGGACATCCAGGGTGTAGGGGTGGAGGATCTCGTTGGCCTTGTTGACGATTTCATCGATGGAGGTGCGACGCACAGCGCCGTTGTTGTTGGGCTCAACCTCGCCGAGGTCAACATACATTCGGAACAGGTGGCCGCCTTCGCGCGGGATCAGCAGGATGCTGCCGCCGGTTCCTGACTGGATGGCGCACTTGAGACGAACATCTGGAAAGTCCGTGACTGCCATGACATCCATGACGCCCCAGGCGTGATTGGCTTGGTCTCCGGCGAGGGTACAGCCGATGGACTCGCGGACCTTGCTGCGTGCGCCGTCGGCGCCGATAACGTATTTGGCTTGGACGATGCGTTCCTGCCCTTCGTGGGGGCCGGAGGTGTGGGCCAGGGTCACCGTAACGGGATATTCTCCCTCCTCCGTGACGCTCAGGGAACGAAACTCAAAGCCATAGTCGGGGGACATCCGTGTAGGCGAATTGGCCATGAACTCGGCGAAGTAGTCCAGCACGCGCGCCTGGTTAACGACCAGGTGGGGGAATTCGCTGATGTCGGAGGGGTCATCCGGGGTACGGGCAACGCGAATGATGCGCGAGGGGTCCGCGGGATCGGGCTTCCAGAATGCCGTCTCGGTGATCCGATATGCCTCGGCGATGATCCGCTCGGCGAATCCGAAGGCCTGGAACGTCTCTACTGTGCGGGTCTGAATGCCGTCGGCCTGGCCGATGGCGAGCCTCCCCGGACGGCGCTCCACGATGCGCGTGGTGACGCCTGGGAATTGGGACAGTTGAGCGGCCGCGAGCATGCCGGCGGGCCCGGTGCCGACGATCAGCACGTCGACCTCGTTCGGCAGTTCAACTGGCCTGTTGATGCCGACTCCTGCTGCCGGCTGTATCCGGGGGTCCCCGGATACATAACCGTGATGGTGAAACTGCACGGGAAATTCCTCACTACGTTGTAAGTCGGTCAGCGTCGAAGCTCTTCATAACCAGACGCGCGGTATCTGAAATTTGACTCTCCGCATCTGGATGCATCGCCCAAGGCCTGCAGTCCCTGAGGTGCACGTCCAGGTGCGTTTGTATCGCCCACGGTCGGGGCATGCGCGGGAAGTCGTTGGTAATCCGGGTTCAAGCCCTGCGCGGGCGACAATGCTGCACGTTTAGCTTGTCCGTGAGGGCTGTTGCTCCATCGACGCAATGAGGCGGTGGCTGAATTCCTGGGCCAATTGGAGGTGGTCGGGTTTCATGGCACAGGATCTAAGGACAGTGGTGTAGTCACTATCAACTTCGACCCATGGATGGTTCCTCGCAAGCCACTTGCTGTCGACCCGATATAGTGCCAAGTGCCAGCCGTCCTGGGCCATAGCCGCGAACGCATCTTCTGTTGCCGCCGATATTTGCCCGGTGGTAGGACGTCGAGGGAAGGCGCAAACAATGTCAAGTTCGGGTTCGACCACGAGCTCAGCACCGTCGGCGGCTCTGATGATGTGAGCTATTTGCAGCGCGGCCTTTCGGCCGTCGGCGATAATCGATCCCATTCCCTCGCGTGACAACCCCAGAGCTTCAACCGTGGTCCAGAATGCTGCCGCCGACGCTCCCGCTCTGGAGCACTCCAGACTGATCTCACCAAGATGAAGGTCAGACGAAGTGAAGTAGGTGTAGGGGGAATTGTGCGAGTAGAGCTGGCCGACAGATGGGTCAGCGAAGAGCACAGATCCGCATCCATAAGGTTGAAGTCCGTGCTTATGTGGATCTACGACGATTGAATCCGCCCGGCGTATGGCCAGGAAGGGGGCAGGATCAACCAACGGTTCCGGACCAGTTGCCAGGAGGGTGTGAAATCCTCCGTAAGCTGCATCGATATGTAGCCGGGCTCCGAATTCGGCTGCCAGGTCCGCTGCCTCATGGACCTGATCCAGTGCACCAAGACCGGTCGTGCCCAAAGTGACGACAACGGTCCCGACACCACCCTGTGCCAGCCTGGTCCTGAGATCCGGCATTGAAAGGCGGCCGAGGGCGTCTTCCGGAATGGTTTCATGCGGGGTTCCGAGCAACCGGCACATGCGCTCGTGGGTGTAGTGGGCGTTCGTTCCGGACAGTATGACCTTGCCGGGATGCAACTCCCTGGCAACCCAGAGCGCCTCAAGGTTGGCGATGGTGCCGGAAGACGTCAGATGGCCCAGATGTTCCTCGTAGCCGAACATTGCCGCAAGTTTGGCCACGACTTCCTTTTCCAAGACTGCGGTCGCGGGGCCTCCGTCCATGGCATGGTTGTTCGGATTGATCAGTGCCGTGATGGCCTGCGCAACCCAAGCCACAGGGTGCGGGGGCTTAAGGAGTTGGCCGATGTACTTTGCATCCCCGTATGGATACATGTTGGCCAGCCGTTCAACCAAGGAGGACAGGGCAGCTGAGCCTGATGAGTCAATTCCAGGACCTCCGGCCCACAACGTGGAATGCGCCTCCAAGTCTTTGGCGCGTTGCCTTAGCTCGGCGATCACGGTGTCGTCCAAGCGGACGTCTTGAGCCCTCATGTGCATCTCCTATAGTTCTAGCTGGTTCGGGGGAGCTGGATGGTGCAACAACAGCTTGCGCAGCAGTTGGGCCAGGATTGACGCTTCGGTTTCGGTGAGTCCCGCGGCCCAGGCTTGCTCGCGCTGGTTGTTGATCTGGAAGAGATCGGCCAGCGTTTGCTCGCCTTCGTCCGAAAGCTGCACTACGGTTTTGCGCTTGTCCTCCGGATCCGGTTCTCGGGTAACGAGCCCGCTCTTCTCCAATGTGTTGAGCAAGCTGGCGATGGAAGCCGTGGAAACGCTGGACAACCGGGCCAGCTCGTTTGGGTTAACCTGCCTCACTGACTTGATGGTGAACAAGAGGCGGTACCCGGCGAAGCTGATGCCCATGGGGCGGTGCACCGAGACTTCCATGTCCGTGGTCATCCTGTTTGCGGCTCGGATGAGGTTGAAACACAACGCCATGGCGGGCGAATTGACCTCCGGGTACAGGTCAATCGCTGCGGCATGTGCCAGTGATTCATATTCAAAGGACCCGACGCGCTTCGCCTTCTGGACATTGGCAGTCATCCGGGACGGTTCCTCAGCGGTTGCAGATTCCTCTGCGTCTTCAGCGATCACAATATCTCCAATAACGATCAGAAGGCGGCAGCCGTATTTGCTAGAAGTCTAGCTTAGTATTGCAAACTGTGCCACTTGGAACCTA
Coding sequences:
- a CDS encoding FAD-binding monooxygenase, whose protein sequence is MQFHHHGYVSGDPRIQPAAGVGINRPVELPNEVDVLIVGTGPAGMLAAAQLSQFPGVTTRIVERRPGRLAIGQADGIQTRTVETFQAFGFAERIIAEAYRITETAFWKPDPADPSRIIRVARTPDDPSDISEFPHLVVNQARVLDYFAEFMANSPTRMSPDYGFEFRSLSVTEEGEYPVTVTLAHTSGPHEGQERIVQAKYVIGADGARSKVRESIGCTLAGDQANHAWGVMDVMAVTDFPDVRLKCAIQSGTGGSILLIPREGGHLFRMYVDLGEVEPNNNGAVRRTSIDEIVNKANEILHPYTLDVRDIAWHSVYEVGHRLTDRFDDVLPEDRGTRTPRVFITGDACHTHSAKAGQGMNVSMQDGFNVAWKLGHVLEGRSPESLLSTYSEERQVVAKNLIDFDKEWSTLMAKKPEEFEDPSELEDFYVRTAEFPAGFMTEYAPSMLVAAPEHQHLATGFPIGKRFKSEPVVRVGDSNPIHLGHHATADGRWRIYVFADHATPQNPKAGTASPAEEFAEWIANSPESPLAATPEGADADAWFDLKVIYQQDHMSVDINHVPAVFKPQVGPFQLTDYEKVYATDPASDIFELRGVDRGGVVVVVRPDQYVANVLPLTATAELGAFFAPLLPNKKSGQLPSAALPDAPTPTDVHISNARNDDLTFSK
- a CDS encoding aminotransferase class I/II-fold pyridoxal phosphate-dependent enzyme — protein: MRAQDVRLDDTVIAELRQRAKDLEAHSTLWAGGPGIDSSGSAALSSLVERLANMYPYGDAKYIGQLLKPPHPVAWVAQAITALINPNNHAMDGGPATAVLEKEVVAKLAAMFGYEEHLGHLTSSGTIANLEALWVARELHPGKVILSGTNAHYTHERMCRLLGTPHETIPEDALGRLSMPDLRTRLAQGGVGTVVVTLGTTGLGALDQVHEAADLAAEFGARLHIDAAYGGFHTLLATGPEPLVDPAPFLAIRRADSIVVDPHKHGLQPYGCGSVLFADPSVGQLYSHNSPYTYFTSSDLHLGEISLECSRAGASAAAFWTTVEALGLSREGMGSIIADGRKAALQIAHIIRAADGAELVVEPELDIVCAFPRRPTTGQISAATEDAFAAMAQDGWHLALYRVDSKWLARNHPWVEVDSDYTTVLRSCAMKPDHLQLAQEFSHRLIASMEQQPSRTS
- a CDS encoding MarR family transcriptional regulator: MIAEDAEESATAEEPSRMTANVQKAKRVGSFEYESLAHAAAIDLYPEVNSPAMALCFNLIRAANRMTTDMEVSVHRPMGISFAGYRLLFTIKSVRQVNPNELARLSSVSTASIASLLNTLEKSGLVTREPDPEDKRKTVVQLSDEGEQTLADLFQINNQREQAWAAGLTETEASILAQLLRKLLLHHPAPPNQLEL